From Acidovorax sp. FHTAMBA, one genomic window encodes:
- a CDS encoding (p)ppGpp synthetase codes for MASLDFDLEATHFRTFYGQHAASLEAACTAITAMVAAAVSEVGGVDVAKVEGRVKDVDECIRKFVRKYRPALEESNTPYDIQSYITDLIGVRVVCLYEDELEKVAQIVRARFAVIDVTDKVTAVESTEASFGYKGLHLDLKLSAAERDLPQHAAYAHWPFELQVRTIIQDSWSVLDHKIKYKKSIPGQLKRRINVLSALFELADREFRQIRDATAAELLQAPDETAEPLPDAAVDIHPHSRATSGSSELNAFTFLKIATHFFKDFEFEPSKVDGFVDDIQVWSPGMTRARFNSLMRETIGVVKRYKQHFEELNPLGSFNPYTVIRHCLYLSNKSAFRPALRNSARESFEAWLQEQGEHRSQ; via the coding sequence ATGGCATCGCTTGACTTTGACCTGGAAGCCACCCACTTTCGCACTTTCTATGGGCAGCACGCTGCATCGCTGGAGGCCGCCTGCACAGCCATCACGGCCATGGTGGCCGCGGCCGTGTCCGAGGTGGGGGGCGTCGATGTGGCAAAGGTCGAGGGTCGCGTGAAGGATGTGGACGAGTGCATCCGCAAGTTTGTGCGCAAGTACCGCCCGGCGCTGGAAGAAAGCAACACGCCCTACGACATCCAGAGCTACATCACCGACCTGATCGGCGTGCGGGTGGTGTGCCTGTATGAGGACGAACTGGAAAAAGTAGCCCAGATCGTGCGCGCGCGCTTTGCGGTGATCGATGTCACCGACAAGGTGACCGCCGTGGAGAGCACGGAGGCATCGTTTGGCTACAAGGGCCTGCACCTGGACCTCAAGCTCAGTGCAGCAGAACGGGACCTGCCCCAGCACGCCGCCTATGCGCATTGGCCGTTCGAGCTGCAGGTGCGCACCATCATCCAGGATTCATGGAGCGTTCTGGACCACAAGATCAAATACAAGAAGTCCATTCCAGGGCAGCTCAAGCGGCGCATCAACGTGCTTTCGGCCCTGTTTGAACTGGCCGACCGCGAATTTCGCCAGATCCGCGACGCCACGGCGGCCGAGCTGCTGCAGGCTCCGGATGAAACCGCAGAGCCGCTGCCGGATGCAGCGGTGGATATTCACCCCCATAGCCGGGCGACTTCGGGCAGCAGCGAGCTCAACGCCTTCACGTTCCTCAAGATCGCCACGCATTTCTTCAAGGATTTCGAGTTCGAGCCCAGCAAGGTGGACGGTTTTGTGGACGATATCCAGGTCTGGTCGCCCGGCATGACGCGCGCGCGCTTCAACAGCCTGATGCGCGAAACCATCGGCGTCGTCAAGCGCTACAAGCAGCATTTCGAGGAACTGAACCCTCTGGGCAGCTTCAACCCGTACACCGTGATCCGGCACTGCCTGTACCTCAGTAACAAGTCAGCCTTCCGTCCGGCCCTGAGAAACTCGGCACGCGAAT